ATCACCATCAAAGAAAAACCGTGCGAGCCCATAACTGACTTTGAGGCGTTTTTTAGAAGTGAAGCGGTCAGAGTAAATGAGTCTAGGATATCTAGCTTAAAAGAGGCAAAGCTTACAAGCGTGCAAAAAAAGATAGATAGCATGAGCGAAATTTTAAACTCGCTTGAAGACAAAGGTGAGCTGATGAGAAAGAGTGAAGAAGCTGCGAATTTAGGATCGCTTTTGCTTGCAAATTTGGGAAATTTTAAGGGTTATGAGAGAGAAATTTGCCTGAAAGATTTTGATGGTAATGAGATAAAACTAACTCTTAGCGATATACCAAAAAATAGTGCAAATGAGTTTTACGCAAGATCAAAAAAGCTTCGCGCAAAAGCCCTTGGCGTGGAGATAGAAAAGAGAAATTTAAGCGAAAAGATCGAGTTTTTTGAAGGATTAAAATCTCTTTTAAAAGAAGCGAATAGTCTTTATGAGCTTGAAATTTTAAGCCCAAAAAATAAGGCAAAACAAAGAGAGAGACATATAAAAGATGTAAGCGAAAATACTGAAATTTTTTACGTTAGAGAATTTAAGATTTTAGTTGGTAGAAATGAAAAAGGCAATATAAATTTGCTTGATCTTGCTAAAAAAGATGATATTTGGCTTCATCTAAAAGACGCCCCAAGCGCCCATGTCATCATCAAGACAAACAAGAGCAAAGTGCCAGAAGACGTGCTAGAAATGGCTGCTAAATTTTGCGTGGAATTTAGCGTAAAAGGGGCTGGCAGATACGAGGTGGACTATACCAAACGCGAAAATTTAAAACGTGAAAACGGTGCAAATGTCACTTATACGAACTATAAAACTATCATCATAAATAAAGGCTAAAAAATGGCTGTAACACCTTTAGGAAATAGTAACTTTATAAATCAAAACGCACCAGTAGTATCGCAAGTGCATGCAAATCAACAAGCTAGATTTGATATGCAGTCTTTGATGGCAGCTGAGCTTGCCTCGCAACAAAGTGAAGAGATCAAAGAGGTTCGTCCGATGGAAGAGTCTTATAAAATAGACCCTGAAAAGGAACATGAACGCCAAAAAAATGAAGAAGAGGCAAGTGAGTTTGAGAGCGAAAAACAAAATTCAAGAGATAGTGACGGAGAAAATTTGGACGATATAGCAGATAATGAGGAAATAGTGCCTAGCGAACATCATATGCTTGACATAACTATTTGATGCCTAAACACCCCAGCCCCACAAACACCATATCTCAAGTCAGTGATACTCTCCCCAATACCTAACCCTCCTTCAAATCTTTAACGCAGTAAATGATAAAGAAAAACTTTTTAAGATCCACTCTGACTCACCCAAAGCCTGCCCACTTGGTAGCAAGATCGAGGGACTCTTAACTGGTCACTTCCTAAA
This genomic window from Campylobacter concisus contains:
- a CDS encoding NFACT RNA binding domain-containing protein yields the protein MKYSHLVQMASYLSNFTKINQAKRINDMAILIEFNGEKIIFDLNKSNSAIYKDDELKEAKIYQAPFDNVLKKRFNASHIKSVECLKDNRILKFICTQSGSYKSENFILYLEFTGRFTNAVITDENNVIIEALRHIDNSYRKIETGEVLRELPAITIKEKPCEPITDFEAFFRSEAVRVNESRISSLKEAKLTSVQKKIDSMSEILNSLEDKGELMRKSEEAANLGSLLLANLGNFKGYEREICLKDFDGNEIKLTLSDIPKNSANEFYARSKKLRAKALGVEIEKRNLSEKIEFFEGLKSLLKEANSLYELEILSPKNKAKQRERHIKDVSENTEIFYVREFKILVGRNEKGNINLLDLAKKDDIWLHLKDAPSAHVIIKTNKSKVPEDVLEMAAKFCVEFSVKGAGRYEVDYTKRENLKRENGANVTYTNYKTIIINKG